TCAGGAAGTGAAACTTGAACCAAAAAATAATTATCAGTCGGAACAAGTGATATCGATTTAACTTGCCCATTTACAATACCATATTCCATAAAGGGAAAATTGTCAAACTTGATATTTACTTTCTGTCCTTCTTTCACTTTCCCAGAACCTCTTATTGGTAAATTGCATTTTGCAATAACTTCAGATGACTCTTCAGGAATAATAGCAAAAACTGCCTCTCCATCTGTTACATTCTGATTTTCGCTCCAAAATTTAGTCATCGAAATAGTTCCATCAACAGGAGCAAAAAGTACATATTTGTGCATCCATTGCCCTATGTTGCTTTTTAAATTATCAAACGATTCAGTTAAATCCAATTGCTGTTCACTCTTATCATCTTTCCCGCTTAACTGCATATCCA
Above is a window of Bacteroidota bacterium DNA encoding:
- a CDS encoding HlyD family efflux transporter periplasmic adaptor subunit, with amino-acid sequence DMQLSGKDDKSEQQLDLTESFDNLKSNIGQWMHKYVLFAPVDGTISMTKFWSENQNVTDGEAVFAIIPEESSEVIAKCNLPIRGSGKVKEGQKVNIKFDNFPFMEYGIVNGQVKSISLVPTDNYFLVQVSLPEGLKTSYHKELQFSQEMTGVAEIITEEIRLFNRLFNPLKSFMHERLSNKS